From the genome of Helicobacter pylori, one region includes:
- a CDS encoding phosphoribosyltransferase, producing MNTDFSHITDIEGMRFINEEDALNKLINEIHTRHIDLKDSIMLALSFNALYLANALAQKFGATYDILFLEPILAPLNSKCEIALVSESMDIVMNESLINSFDITLDYVYGESKRAYEEDILSHIYQYRKGNAIKSLKDKNIFIVDRGIETGFRAGLGVQTCLKKECRDIYILTPIVAQNVAQGLESLCDGVISVYRPECFVSVEHHYKELKRLSNEEIEKYLGANNTPNLRKEH from the coding sequence TTGAATACTGACTTTAGCCATATCACCGATATAGAGGGCATGCGTTTTATTAATGAAGAAGACGCTCTAAATAAATTGATTAATGAAATCCACACGCGCCACATTGATTTAAAAGATTCCATCATGCTCGCTTTGAGTTTTAACGCTTTGTATTTAGCTAACGCTTTAGCGCAAAAATTTGGAGCGACTTATGATATACTTTTTTTAGAACCTATCCTAGCCCCTTTAAACTCAAAATGCGAGATCGCTTTAGTGAGTGAGAGCATGGATATAGTGATGAATGAAAGTTTAATCAATTCCTTTGACATCACTTTAGACTATGTTTATGGGGAATCCAAGCGGGCTTATGAAGAAGACATTTTGTCTCACATCTATCAGTATCGCAAAGGCAATGCGATCAAAAGCTTAAAAGATAAAAATATTTTTATCGTAGATAGGGGGATTGAAACCGGGTTTAGAGCAGGGTTAGGCGTGCAAACTTGCTTGAAAAAAGAATGCCGAGACATTTATATTTTAACCCCCATTGTCGCGCAAAATGTCGCTCAAGGCTTAGAAAGTTTGTGCGATGGGGTGATTAGCGTGTATCGCCCTGAATGTTTTGTCTCTGTGGAGCATCATTATAAAGAACTCAAGCGATTAAGCAATGAAGAAATTGAAAAATACTTGGGCGCTAACAACACTCCCAATTTAAGAAAGGAACATTAA
- a CDS encoding LPS-assembly protein LptD gives MIYWLYLAVFFWLSALDAKEIAMQRFDKQNHKIFEILADKVSAKDNVITASGNAILLNYDVYILADKVSYDTKTKEALLEGNIKVYRGEGLLIKTDYVKLSLNEKYEIIFPFYVQDSVSGIWVSADIASGRDQKYKIKNMSASGCSIDNPIWHVNATSGSFNMQKSHLSMWNPKIYVGDIPILYLPYIFMSTSNKRTTGFLYPEFGTSNLDGFIYLQPFYLAPKNSWDMTFTPQIRYKRGFGLNFEARYINSKDDRFLFNARYFRNYTQYVKRYDLRNQNIYGFEFLSSSRDTLQKYFHLKSNIDNGHYIDFLYMNDLDYVRFEKVNKRITDATHMSRANYYLQTENHYYGLNIKYFLNLNKINNNRTFQSVPNLQYHKYLNSLYFKNLLYSVDYQFRNTAREIGYGYVQNALNVPVGLQFSLFKKYLSLGLWNDLQLSNVALMQSKNSFVPTIPNESREFGNFVSSNFSLYANMDLAREYNKLFHTIQLEAIFNIPYYTFKNGLFSQNMYALSAQALNSYTSPLLRDYDYQGRLYDSVWNPNSILPSDASNKTVNLTLTQYLYGLGGQELLYFKISQLINLDDKVSPFRMPLESKIGFSPLTGLNIFGNVFYSFYQNRLEEISVNANYQRKFLSFNLSYFLKNNFSSGINSIVENPADYLKAGFSNDFGYFSMSADVGYDIRNNVVLNWNVGLYKKIRCFGIGFKFVNQRRPILTGDPNQPIRVFENNYVKLELDFSPITKTNVTYRSLQRK, from the coding sequence ATGATTTATTGGTTGTATTTGGCGGTCTTTTTTTGGTTAAGCGCATTAGACGCTAAAGAAATCGCTATGCAACGATTTGACAAACAAAACCATAAGATTTTTGAAATCCTTGCGGATAAAGTGAGCGCTAAAGATAATGTGATAACCGCATCAGGGAATGCGATCTTATTGAATTATGATGTGTATATTTTAGCGGACAAGGTGAGCTATGATACCAAGACTAAAGAAGCGTTATTAGAGGGGAATATCAAGGTTTATAGGGGCGAGGGCTTACTGATTAAAACCGATTATGTGAAATTGAGTTTGAATGAAAAATATGAAATCATTTTCCCCTTTTATGTCCAAGATAGCGTGAGCGGGATTTGGGTGAGCGCGGATATTGCTAGCGGGAGGGATCAAAAATATAAGATTAAAAACATGAGCGCTTCAGGGTGTAGCATTGATAACCCCATTTGGCATGTCAATGCGACTTCAGGCTCATTCAACATGCAAAAATCGCATTTGTCTATGTGGAATCCTAAGATCTATGTCGGTGATATTCCTATATTGTATTTGCCCTATATTTTCATGTCCACGAGCAATAAACGCACTACCGGGTTTTTATACCCTGAGTTTGGCACTTCCAATTTGGACGGCTTTATTTATTTGCAACCCTTTTATTTAGCCCCCAAAAACTCATGGGATATGACTTTTACCCCACAAATCCGCTATAAAAGAGGTTTTGGTTTGAATTTTGAAGCGCGCTACATCAACTCTAAAGACGACAGGTTTTTATTCAACGCGCGCTATTTTAGGAATTACACTCAATATGTCAAACGCTATGATTTGAGGAATCAAAATATCTATGGTTTTGAATTTTTAAGCTCTAGTAGGGACACTTTACAAAAATACTTTCACCTTAAGTCTAATATTGACAACGGGCATTACATTGACTTTTTATACATGAACGATTTGGATTATGTGCGTTTTGAAAAGGTTAATAAGCGTATCACGGACGCCACGCACATGTCTAGGGCGAATTACTATTTGCAAACAGAAAATCATTATTACGGCTTGAATATCAAGTATTTTTTAAACTTGAATAAAATCAACAATAACCGCACTTTCCAATCTGTCCCTAATTTGCAATACCATAAATATTTAAATTCTTTGTATTTTAAAAATTTGTTGTATTCGGTGGATTATCAGTTTAGAAACACCGCAAGAGAGATTGGTTATGGCTATGTGCAAAACGCTTTGAATGTGCCGGTGGGTTTGCAATTTTCTTTGTTTAAAAAGTATTTGTCTCTAGGGCTTTGGAATGATCTCCAACTATCTAATGTGGCTTTAATGCAATCTAAAAATTCCTTCGTACCTACAATCCCTAATGAATCAAGGGAATTTGGGAACTTTGTGTCTTCAAATTTTTCCTTATATGCAAACATGGATTTAGCCAGAGAATACAACAAGCTTTTCCACACGATCCAATTGGAAGCGATTTTCAACATCCCTTATTACACCTTTAAAAACGGCTTATTTTCTCAAAACATGTATGCTTTAAGCGCGCAAGCCTTAAACAGCTACACTTCGCCTTTATTGAGAGATTATGATTATCAAGGGCGTTTGTATGACTCTGTGTGGAATCCTAACAGCATTTTACCTAGCGATGCGAGCAATAAGACGGTGAATTTAACCCTAACGCAATACCTCTATGGATTAGGGGGGCAAGAGTTATTGTATTTTAAAATATCGCAACTCATCAATCTTGACGATAAAGTTTCGCCCTTTAGAATGCCATTAGAGAGCAAGATCGGGTTTTCGCCCTTAACAGGATTGAATATCTTTGGGAATGTCTTTTATTCGTTTTATCAAAACCGATTAGAAGAAATCTCCGTGAACGCCAATTACCAACGCAAATTTTTAAGCTTTAACCTCTCTTATTTTTTAAAAAACAATTTTAGCAGCGGGATTAATAGCATTGTAGAAAATCCTGCGGATTATTTAAAGGCGGGTTTTAGCAACGATTTTGGCTATTTTTCCATGAGCGCGGATGTGGGATATGATATTAGAAATAATGTGGTTTTAAATTGGAATGTGGGGCTTTATAAAAAGATCCGGTGTTTTGGGATTGGCTTTAAATTCGTCAACCAACGGCGCCCTATTCTCACCGGCGATCCCAACCAACCTATAAGAGTGTTTGAAAATAACTATGTTAAGCTAGAATTAGACTTTTCACCGATCACTAAAACCAATGTAACTTACCGATCTTTACAGCGTAAGTGA
- a CDS encoding RDD family protein, which yields MRSPNLEKEETEIIETLLMREKMRLCPLYWRILAFLTDGLLVAFLLSDLLRACDFLHSLYWLTNPIYHSVFVVMGFIILYGVYEIFFVCLCKMSLAKLVFRIKIIDIYLADCPSRAILLKRLGLKIVVFLCPFLWFVVFKNPYHRAWHEEKSKSLLVLF from the coding sequence ATGCGCTCTCCCAATTTAGAAAAAGAAGAAACTGAAATCATAGAAACACTCCTTATGCGTGAAAAAATGCGTTTATGCCCCTTGTATTGGCGCATCTTAGCGTTTTTAACCGATGGTTTGTTGGTGGCGTTTTTATTGAGCGATCTTTTAAGGGCATGCGATTTCTTGCATTCTCTATATTGGCTGACTAACCCCATTTATCACAGCGTGTTTGTTGTGATGGGTTTTATCATCTTGTATGGCGTTTATGAAATCTTTTTTGTGTGTTTGTGCAAGATGAGTTTGGCTAAACTGGTTTTTAGGATTAAAATTATTGATATTTATTTAGCAGATTGCCCTAGTAGGGCTATTTTATTGAAGCGTTTAGGGCTAAAGATCGTGGTTTTTCTATGCCCCTTTTTATGGTTTGTAGTATTTAAAAACCCCTATCATAGGGCGTGGCATGAAGAAAAAAGCAAAAGTCTTTTGGTGTTGTTTTAA
- the purD gene encoding phosphoribosylamine--glycine ligase — protein sequence MKDNNNYNVLIVGNKGREYALAQRLQQDERVNALYFCLGNGGTQDLGENLECEHYEHIVELALKKQIHLAIISEEELLILGLTEMLEKAGILVFGASKEAAKLEASKSYMKAFVKECGIKSASYFETNDLKEALNYIQNASFPLVIKALNKNTSIVHHQEEALKILEDAFKQSNEPVIIEPFLEGFELSVTALIANDDFILLPFCQNYKRLLEGDNGVNTGGMGAIAPANFFSNELEEKIKNHIFKPALERLQANNTPFKGVLLAEIVVIEEKGVLEPYLVDFSVRFKDIECQTILPLLESSLLDLCLATAKGELNSLELVFSKEFVMSVALVSRNYPTSSSPKQTLYIDPVDEKKGHLILGEVAQDNGVFESSGGRVIFAIGRGKSLLEARNHAYEIAQKVHFEGMFYRKDIGFKVLDLKEYS from the coding sequence ATGAAAGATAACAACAACTATAATGTTTTAATTGTGGGGAATAAGGGGCGAGAGTATGCTTTGGCTCAAAGGCTTCAGCAAGATGAGCGAGTGAATGCTTTGTATTTTTGTTTGGGTAATGGTGGCACTCAAGATTTAGGCGAGAATCTGGAATGCGAACATTACGAGCATATCGTGGAATTAGCCCTGAAAAAACAGATCCATTTAGCCATCATTTCAGAAGAAGAGCTTTTGATTTTAGGGCTTACAGAGATGCTAGAAAAAGCGGGGATTTTAGTGTTTGGGGCTTCTAAAGAAGCGGCTAAGTTAGAGGCTTCTAAAAGCTATATGAAAGCTTTTGTTAAAGAGTGCGGTATCAAAAGCGCGTCTTACTTTGAAACAAACGATTTAAAAGAAGCTCTCAATTACATTCAAAACGCTTCCTTCCCTTTAGTGATTAAAGCGTTGAATAAAAACACAAGCATTGTCCATCATCAAGAAGAAGCGCTAAAAATCCTTGAAGACGCTTTCAAACAAAGCAATGAGCCCGTGATCATAGAGCCTTTTTTAGAGGGGTTTGAGCTTTCAGTTACAGCGCTCATAGCCAACGATGATTTTATTTTGTTGCCCTTTTGCCAAAACTACAAACGCTTATTAGAGGGGGATAATGGAGTCAATACAGGGGGTATGGGGGCCATCGCTCCTGCAAACTTTTTCTCTAATGAACTAGAAGAGAAAATAAAAAATCATATCTTTAAACCCGCTTTAGAGAGGCTTCAGGCTAATAACACGCCTTTTAAAGGGGTTTTACTCGCTGAAATTGTGGTCATAGAAGAAAAGGGCGTTTTAGAGCCGTATTTAGTGGATTTTAGCGTGCGTTTTAAAGATATTGAATGCCAGACGATTTTACCCCTTTTAGAAAGCTCGCTTTTAGATTTGTGTTTGGCTACAGCCAAAGGGGAATTAAATTCTCTTGAATTGGTGTTTTCTAAAGAATTTGTGATGAGTGTGGCGCTTGTTTCTAGGAATTACCCCACTAGCTCTTCGCCCAAACAAACCCTTTATATTGATCCGGTTGATGAAAAAAAAGGCCATTTGATTTTAGGGGAGGTGGCGCAGGATAATGGCGTGTTTGAAAGCAGTGGAGGGAGGGTGATCTTTGCCATTGGCAGAGGAAAATCCTTATTAGAAGCCAGAAACCATGCTTATGAAATCGCTCAAAAGGTGCATTTTGAAGGCATGTTTTATCGCAAGGATATTGGTTTTAAGGTGTTAGATTTGAAAGAATATTCTTGA
- a CDS encoding ABC transporter ATP-binding protein, whose product MLVEIENLTKTYGSLKALDNINLKLPKQQFIGLLGPNGAGKTTLLKILAGLNLNYQGEVKILNQKIGIETKKSVAFLSDGDFLDPKLTPLKAIAFYKDFFSDFDSSKALDLLKRFSVPLKREFKALSKGMREKLQLILTLSRNASLYLFDEPVAGIDPIAREEIFELIAKEFSQNASLLVSTHLVVDVEKYLDSAIFLKEAKVVAFGDVGELKKGYSSLEAAYKERLK is encoded by the coding sequence ATGCTAGTAGAAATAGAGAATTTGACTAAAACTTATGGGAGTTTAAAAGCGCTAGATAATATCAATTTGAAACTACCCAAACAGCAATTTATAGGGCTTTTAGGCCCTAATGGGGCGGGTAAAACCACTCTGTTAAAAATTTTAGCCGGATTGAATTTGAACTACCAAGGGGAAGTGAAAATTTTAAATCAAAAGATCGGTATAGAAACTAAAAAAAGCGTGGCGTTTTTAAGCGATGGCGATTTTTTAGACCCTAAATTAACGCCTTTAAAAGCGATCGCTTTTTACAAGGATTTTTTTAGCGATTTTGATTCATCAAAAGCCCTAGATTTACTCAAACGCTTCAGCGTGCCTTTAAAAAGAGAGTTCAAAGCCCTTTCAAAAGGCATGAGGGAAAAATTACAGCTGATTTTAACCCTATCACGAAACGCTTCTTTGTATCTTTTTGATGAGCCGGTGGCTGGGATTGACCCTATTGCAAGAGAAGAGATTTTTGAACTCATCGCTAAGGAATTTAGCCAAAACGCAAGCTTGTTAGTTTCTACGCATTTGGTGGTGGATGTGGAAAAGTATTTAGACAGTGCGATCTTTTTAAAAGAAGCTAAAGTGGTGGCTTTTGGGGATGTGGGAGAATTGAAAAAAGGGTATAGCAGTTTGGAAGCGGCGTATAAAGAAAGGTTGAAATAA
- a CDS encoding di-trans,poly-cis-decaprenylcistransferase yields MDGNGRWAKLKNKARAYGHKKGVKTLKDITIWCANHKLECLTLYAFSTENWKRPKSEVDFLMKMLKKYLKDERSTYLDNHIRFRAIGDLEGFSKELRDTILQLENDTRHFKDFTQVLALNYGSKNEISRAFKSLLESPPSNISLLESLENEISNRLDTRNLPEVDLLLRTGGEMRLSNFLLWQSSYAELFFTPILWPDFTPKDLENIISDFYKRVRKFGELKC; encoded by the coding sequence ATGGATGGTAATGGCAGGTGGGCTAAATTAAAGAATAAAGCTAGGGCTTATGGGCATAAAAAGGGCGTAAAAACCCTTAAAGACATTACGATCTGGTGCGCTAATCATAAGCTAGAATGCTTGACTTTATACGCTTTTTCTACAGAAAATTGGAAACGCCCTAAAAGTGAAGTGGATTTTTTAATGAAGATGCTTAAAAAATACCTTAAAGACGAGCGATCCACTTATTTGGATAATCACATACGCTTTAGAGCGATAGGGGATTTAGAGGGCTTTTCTAAAGAACTGAGAGATACGATCTTGCAGCTTGAAAACGATACTAGGCATTTTAAGGATTTTACTCAAGTTTTAGCCCTTAATTACGGATCTAAAAACGAGATTTCAAGGGCATTTAAAAGCTTGCTAGAAAGCCCGCCTAGCAATATAAGCCTTTTAGAAAGCTTAGAAAATGAAATTTCTAATCGTTTAGACACGCGCAATTTGCCGGAAGTGGATTTATTGTTACGAACGGGGGGGGAAATGCGCTTGTCTAATTTTTTATTGTGGCAGTCCAGCTATGCGGAATTGTTTTTCACGCCGATTTTATGGCCTGATTTCACCCCTAAAGATTTAGAAAATATCATTAGCGATTTTTACAAAAGAGTGCGCAAATTCGGGGAATTAAAATGCTAG
- a CDS encoding FAD-binding and (Fe-S)-binding domain-containing protein produces MAENYDAFFTEASGFLSDRVFKDYLRRLAYGIDASCYRYIPKIVAWVKNEEEVQKLCVLAKKHGVSLTFRAAGSSLSGQASCDGVLVMATHFFKDAKILDNAKSIQLSCGVIGSNANALLKPYHKKIGPDPATINTAMIGGIVANNASGMCCGVEQNSYKTLKSLRVILADGTLLDTANQKSVENFKNTRKDLIEGVLNLRKEILEDKALHALIKKKYEIKNTTGYSLNALIDFEDPIEIISHLFIGSEGTLGFISSVELECVKDYAYKTCALLFYENLERCARAAQILAALKARQPEMISSAELMDYASLKSVKGLEGMPSVILEVKESNACLLIQSESDDPLILENNMQTILNALSTIPVVLDSQISSDPNIYQSWWKIRKGIFPIAASQRKSQSSVIIEDVCFSQESFVEGAKAIEGLLKKHGFKDNSIIFGHALSGNLHFVVTPILENEAERKAFENLVSDMFLMVSKSSGSIKAEHGTGRMVAPFVEMEWGEKAYKIHKQIKELFDPNGILNPDVIITNDKEIHTKNLKSIYPIEEHLDMCMECGFCERVCPSKDLSLTPRQRIVIHRETERLKERVSQGHHEDQVLLDELLKESEYLAHATCAVCHMCSMLCPLGIDTGRIALNHYQKNPKGEKIASKILNNMQTTTSMARFSLKSARLVQNLIGSHKLVSLTKGIKKFIKPFPKAFNYMPKNNAYPLENKTLKSEEKVIYFSTCINRSFAPSTKMADKRCIQEVFESLCQKAKVSVMYPNGLNTLCCGKAFINYTDLTKQNNEKNHAIFLQLSDKGKIPIVLDHSACSTHFFKQMKAYKDLKVYDLSVYIEEVLSPKLKFNPVNEDIGLYTMCALKLENKEELLFNLAKKCTLGEIVIHKETGCCAFAGNKGFFTPELNESALNDFQAFYQSYDLKRGFSTSSTCEIGLSEKTHFSWQHIAYLVDACTL; encoded by the coding sequence GTGGCAGAAAATTATGACGCTTTTTTTACCGAAGCGAGCGGGTTTTTAAGCGATAGGGTTTTTAAGGATTATTTACGCCGTTTGGCTTATGGCATTGATGCGTCATGTTATCGTTATATCCCTAAAATAGTCGCTTGGGTGAAGAATGAAGAAGAAGTTCAAAAGCTTTGTGTTTTAGCCAAAAAGCATGGCGTTTCATTGACTTTTAGAGCGGCTGGGAGTTCCTTATCAGGGCAAGCGAGCTGTGATGGGGTGCTAGTGATGGCTACGCATTTTTTCAAAGACGCTAAAATTTTAGATAACGCTAAAAGCATCCAGCTCTCATGCGGAGTCATAGGAAGCAACGCGAACGCTTTATTGAAACCTTACCACAAAAAAATAGGCCCGGATCCCGCTACAATAAACACCGCTATGATAGGGGGGATTGTCGCTAATAACGCTAGCGGGATGTGTTGCGGGGTGGAGCAAAACAGCTACAAAACCCTAAAATCCTTAAGAGTCATTTTAGCTGACGGCACTCTTTTAGACACGGCCAATCAGAAGAGCGTTGAGAATTTCAAAAACACGCGCAAAGATTTGATTGAAGGGGTTTTGAATTTAAGAAAAGAGATTTTAGAAGATAAAGCATTGCATGCTTTAATTAAGAAAAAATACGAGATCAAAAACACCACCGGCTACAGCTTAAACGCTCTCATTGATTTTGAAGACCCTATTGAAATTATCAGCCATTTATTCATAGGCTCTGAGGGGACTTTAGGCTTTATTTCAAGCGTGGAATTAGAATGCGTGAAAGACTACGCTTATAAAACTTGCGCGTTATTGTTTTATGAAAATTTAGAGCGATGCGCCAGAGCCGCTCAAATTTTAGCCGCTTTAAAAGCCAGACAGCCTGAAATGATTTCTTCAGCAGAGCTTATGGATTATGCGTCCTTAAAAAGCGTGAAAGGTTTGGAGGGCATGCCTAGTGTGATTTTAGAAGTCAAAGAGTCTAACGCATGCTTACTCATTCAAAGCGAAAGCGATGATCCTTTAATTTTAGAAAACAACATGCAAACGATTTTAAACGCTTTGAGCACGATACCGGTCGTTTTAGATTCTCAAATCAGCAGTGATCCTAATATTTATCAATCGTGGTGGAAGATCAGAAAAGGCATTTTCCCTATCGCAGCGTCTCAAAGAAAAAGCCAAAGCTCTGTGATCATTGAAGACGTGTGCTTTAGTCAAGAGAGTTTTGTAGAGGGGGCAAAAGCGATTGAAGGGCTTTTAAAAAAACATGGCTTTAAGGATAACAGCATTATTTTTGGGCATGCGTTAAGCGGGAATTTGCATTTTGTCGTTACGCCGATTTTAGAAAATGAAGCTGAAAGAAAGGCGTTTGAAAATTTAGTTTCTGACATGTTTTTAATGGTGAGCAAAAGCTCTGGCTCTATTAAAGCCGAACACGGCACAGGCAGGATGGTAGCCCCCTTTGTGGAAATGGAGTGGGGAGAAAAAGCCTATAAAATCCATAAACAAATCAAAGAATTGTTTGATCCTAACGGCATTTTAAACCCTGATGTGATCATCACAAACGATAAAGAAATCCACACTAAAAATTTAAAGAGCATTTACCCTATTGAAGAGCATTTGGACATGTGCATGGAATGTGGGTTTTGTGAAAGGGTTTGCCCTAGCAAAGATTTATCTTTAACGCCACGACAACGAATCGTTATCCACAGAGAGACAGAGCGCTTGAAAGAAAGGGTGAGTCAAGGTCATCATGAAGATCAAGTTTTATTAGACGAGCTTTTAAAAGAGTCTGAATATTTAGCGCACGCCACTTGCGCGGTGTGCCATATGTGTTCTATGCTATGCCCTTTAGGAATTGATACCGGAAGAATCGCCCTAAATCATTATCAAAAAAACCCTAAAGGCGAAAAGATCGCTTCAAAGATCCTTAACAACATGCAAACAACCACAAGCATGGCTCGTTTTTCTTTAAAAAGCGCTCGCTTAGTTCAAAATCTCATAGGATCTCACAAATTAGTAAGCCTGACCAAAGGGATTAAAAAATTCATCAAGCCTTTCCCTAAAGCCTTTAATTATATGCCCAAAAACAACGCCTATCCTTTAGAAAATAAAACGCTTAAGAGCGAAGAAAAAGTCATTTATTTCAGCACCTGCATCAACCGCTCGTTCGCTCCATCAACCAAAATGGCGGATAAAAGATGCATTCAAGAAGTGTTTGAATCCTTATGCCAAAAAGCCAAAGTTTCTGTAATGTATCCTAATGGATTGAACACGCTTTGTTGCGGGAAAGCCTTTATCAATTACACCGACTTGACCAAACAAAACAATGAAAAAAACCATGCGATTTTTTTACAATTAAGCGATAAGGGAAAAATACCGATCGTTTTAGACCATAGTGCATGTTCGACGCATTTTTTCAAGCAAATGAAAGCTTATAAGGATTTGAAAGTCTATGATTTGAGCGTCTATATTGAAGAAGTTTTAAGCCCTAAATTAAAATTCAACCCCGTTAACGAAGACATAGGGCTATACACGATGTGCGCTTTAAAGTTAGAAAATAAAGAAGAGTTGTTATTCAATTTGGCTAAAAAATGCACTTTAGGCGAGATTGTTATCCACAAAGAGACAGGTTGTTGCGCCTTTGCGGGGAATAAGGGCTTTTTTACCCCTGAATTGAACGAGAGCGCTTTAAACGACTTTCAAGCGTTTTACCAATCCTATGATCTTAAAAGGGGTTTTTCCACTTCCAGCACTTGCGAGATCGGTTTGAGTGAAAAAACCCACTTTTCTTGGCAGCATATCGCTTATTTAGTGGATGCTTGCACGCTTTAA
- a CDS encoding rhodanese-like domain-containing protein: MLEDYAIGLEEVNFNDFIVVDVRELDEYEELHLPNATLISVNDQEKLADFLSQHKDQKVLLHCRAGRRALDAAKSMHALGYTPYYLEGDVYDFEKYGFRMVYDDTSGKKN; this comes from the coding sequence ATGCTTGAAGATTATGCAATCGGTTTAGAAGAAGTCAATTTCAATGATTTCATAGTGGTGGATGTGCGCGAGTTGGACGAATATGAAGAATTGCATTTGCCTAACGCCACGCTCATTAGCGTTAATGATCAAGAAAAGCTCGCTGATTTTTTATCCCAGCACAAAGATCAAAAAGTGTTGCTCCATTGCAGGGCTGGTCGCAGGGCTTTAGATGCGGCTAAAAGCATGCATGCATTAGGCTATACGCCCTATTATTTAGAGGGCGATGTCTATGATTTTGAAAAATACGGCTTTAGAATGGTCTATGATGACACTAGCGGTAAAAAAAACTAG
- a CDS encoding uroporphyrinogen-III synthase: protein MREIVWVHSQRIAPYKTLILNEFCYYPLELDPTPFSALIFTSKNAVFSLLETLKNSPKLQILQNIPAYALSEPTAKTLQDHHFKTAFIGKKAHGKEFVQEIIPLLEEKSVLYLRAKEIASSLDTLLLEHGIDFKQAVVYENKLKHLTLSEQNALKPKEKSILIFTAISHAKAFLHYFEFLENYTAISIGNTTALYLQEQGIQSYSAKKPSLEACLELALSLRVKEC, encoded by the coding sequence ATGAGGGAGATTGTATGGGTGCATTCTCAAAGAATCGCCCCTTATAAGACTCTCATTTTAAATGAATTTTGCTACTATCCCTTAGAATTAGATCCAACCCCTTTTAGTGCCCTTATTTTCACTTCTAAAAATGCGGTGTTTTCCTTACTAGAAACTCTAAAAAACAGCCCCAAACTCCAAATTTTACAAAATATTCCTGCTTACGCTTTGAGCGAACCCACCGCAAAAACTTTACAAGATCACCATTTTAAAACCGCCTTTATAGGGAAAAAAGCCCATGGCAAAGAGTTCGTTCAAGAAATCATTCCTTTATTGGAAGAAAAAAGCGTTTTGTATCTCAGGGCAAAAGAGATTGCCTCTTCTTTAGACACCCTTCTTTTAGAGCATGGCATTGATTTCAAGCAAGCCGTTGTTTATGAAAACAAGCTCAAACATTTGACTTTAAGCGAACAAAACGCCCTAAAACCCAAAGAAAAGAGCATTCTTATTTTTACCGCTATAAGCCATGCAAAAGCCTTTTTACACTATTTTGAATTTTTAGAAAATTACACCGCTATAAGCATTGGCAACACGACCGCTCTTTATTTGCAAGAGCAAGGCATTCAAAGCTATAGCGCTAAAAAGCCCTCCTTAGAAGCGTGTTTAGAACTGGCTTTAAGTTTGAGGGTTAAGGAATGTTAA
- the crcB gene encoding fluoride efflux transporter CrcB: MNFVFLWAALGGAIGSSLRYFVGKMMPSKFLMFESFPLGTFSVNVIGCFIIGFMGHLAVKKVFSDDFGIFFVTGVLGGFTTFSSYGLDTLKLLQKSQYMEAVSYVLGTNILGLIGVAIGWFLAKNFVGIH, from the coding sequence ATGAATTTTGTCTTTTTATGGGCCGCTTTAGGGGGGGCTATAGGGAGTTCACTAAGGTATTTTGTGGGCAAAATGATGCCCAGTAAATTTTTAATGTTTGAAAGTTTTCCTTTAGGGACTTTTAGCGTGAATGTAATAGGGTGTTTTATCATCGGCTTTATGGGGCATTTGGCTGTTAAAAAAGTTTTTAGTGATGATTTTGGGATTTTCTTTGTAACTGGGGTTTTAGGGGGTTTTACGACCTTTTCTTCTTACGGGCTAGACACTTTAAAACTCTTGCAAAAATCCCAATACATGGAAGCCGTTTCTTATGTCTTAGGCACTAACATTTTAGGGCTTATTGGGGTAGCCATTGGTTGGTTTTTGGCTAAAAATTTTGTAGGCATTCATTAA